A region from the Flavobacterium enshiense genome encodes:
- the rodA gene encoding rod shape-determining protein RodA, translating to MKNQSVVNNIDWITVLIYAILVILGWMNIYSASLPLEETSFFDLTQIYGKQMLFIIMAIPLILVILSMDAKIFEKYSTVFYILGIFLLLGLFVFGKTIKGQTNWYQFGSFGFQPSEFVKTATALLLAKLVSDTQINLKLFKHQLIALAVFGFPVLLILMQPDAGSAMIFLSLVFVLHREGLPSWYLWTGFIGIALFILALIVKPTFLIGFVLVVMIIHFILNARITRNPIIYAVLFVAITGMVLSVDYVYENVLEPHQKDRINVLIGEDVNMQKEGYNLNQSMIAIGSGSWFGKGYLEGTQTKGGFVPEQHTDYIFTTVGEEWGFVGAAAVIFLFVCLFLRIIYLAERQKTKFSRIYGYCVATYLFTHFMVNIAMLIKLFPTIGVPLPFFSYGGSSLWAFTIMLYIFIKMDANKVNEW from the coding sequence ATGAAAAATCAAAGCGTTGTAAATAACATCGATTGGATTACGGTACTCATCTACGCCATACTTGTGATTTTGGGTTGGATGAATATTTATTCCGCTTCGTTGCCTCTTGAAGAGACTTCCTTTTTCGATTTGACACAGATTTATGGAAAACAGATGCTTTTCATAATCATGGCCATTCCGTTGATTTTGGTGATCCTATCCATGGATGCTAAAATATTTGAAAAATACTCCACCGTCTTTTATATATTGGGAATCTTTTTACTGTTAGGTTTATTCGTATTTGGTAAAACGATTAAGGGACAAACCAACTGGTACCAGTTCGGGAGCTTTGGTTTTCAGCCTTCCGAGTTCGTAAAAACGGCCACGGCCCTTTTGTTGGCAAAATTGGTCAGCGACACTCAAATCAACTTAAAACTCTTTAAGCACCAACTGATTGCGCTGGCTGTTTTCGGCTTTCCGGTATTACTTATTTTAATGCAACCCGATGCAGGAAGTGCTATGATTTTCCTCTCGCTGGTTTTCGTTCTTCATCGAGAAGGTTTGCCCAGTTGGTATCTTTGGACAGGTTTTATCGGCATAGCACTATTTATACTTGCATTGATTGTGAAACCAACATTCCTTATCGGTTTTGTATTGGTAGTTATGATCATTCATTTCATTTTGAATGCGAGAATTACCAGAAACCCGATCATTTACGCCGTTCTGTTTGTAGCCATCACCGGTATGGTTTTATCGGTGGATTATGTTTATGAAAACGTATTGGAACCTCACCAAAAAGACCGTATCAACGTATTGATTGGCGAAGACGTAAACATGCAAAAAGAAGGTTATAACCTTAACCAATCGATGATTGCCATTGGCTCAGGCAGTTGGTTTGGAAAAGGATACCTTGAAGGAACACAAACCAAAGGAGGTTTCGTGCCTGAACAACACACCGATTATATATTCACAACAGTAGGAGAAGAATGGGGCTTTGTTGGCGCAGCTGCGGTCATTTTTCTGTTTGTATGTCTCTTTCTCCGTATCATTTATCTGGCCGAAAGGCAAAAAACGAAATTCAGCCGAATATATGGCTATTGCGTTGCCACCTATTTATTTACCCACTTTATGGTAAATATAGCAATGCTTATAAAACTATTCCCAACCATTGGAGTACCACTTCCATTCTTTTCCTATGGAGGATCGAGTCTTTGGGCGTTTACAATAATGCTCTACATTTTTATTAAAATGGACGCCAATAAGGTGAATGAATGGTAA
- a CDS encoding carboxy terminal-processing peptidase, which produces MNTFWQFMKRNYKIVLLIMALSAVLWSFMPSKKEDPEKDKLLLELLSFVLEKGHYDPIAMDDTFSKSVYKEYIDAIDPSRRFFVQSDIDEFKKYETQIDDMIKNKDLRFFELTYSRLVERMGESKKIYKEILEKQFDFNKEDNINTDYEKLPFSKNKAELKERWEKQLKLSVLSSITDKLKLEDDKKKKDPNYKAKTFAELEENSRETTMKSLNEYFEFVGELDRNDWFSVYLNAIVERFDPHTFYFAPEEKDKFDISMSGTLEGIGARLVKKNDITEVSELIPGGPAWRGKELEQGDLILKVAQGNGEAVDVVGMRIDDVVKKIKGKKGTEVRLTVKKVDGTIKVISIVREVVELEETYAKSSVVKDGGKTYGIIYLPKFYIDFENKDKRDAYKDVAQEIERLKAQGVEGIVMDLRDNGGGSLQTVVDMVGLFIEDGPVVQVKSSGKKKDILYDKDSRVQWDGPLVVMVNNFSASASEIFAAAIQDYKRGIVIGSKHTYGKGTVQNVIDLNQFVRSSSFGDLGALKTTTQKFYRINGGSTQREGVLSDIVMPDRYSYIEMGERDVDNAMPWDKIDEAPYKVSKTASFDDVISKSKARMANSSQFKLIDENAKWINERKDINTYSLNFKKFKAEEDAVELTAKKFKAITDYKNTLKFTSLPYEQEMFKKDTVLAQKRERWHESLANDVYVEEAMHILSDMKSTSVAKGTINLKDKKVKLVEAK; this is translated from the coding sequence ATGAACACTTTTTGGCAGTTTATGAAGAGAAATTATAAGATTGTATTGTTGATAATGGCTTTATCAGCGGTACTATGGAGTTTTATGCCTAGTAAAAAAGAGGATCCGGAAAAAGATAAACTTTTGCTGGAGTTGCTTTCTTTTGTGCTGGAAAAAGGGCATTATGACCCAATAGCGATGGATGATACATTTTCAAAAAGTGTTTATAAGGAGTATATAGATGCTATTGACCCTTCCAGACGTTTCTTTGTGCAGTCGGATATAGATGAGTTTAAAAAGTACGAAACTCAGATTGACGATATGATAAAAAACAAAGATTTGCGATTTTTTGAACTGACATACAGCCGTCTTGTGGAGCGTATGGGAGAATCTAAGAAAATATACAAAGAAATTCTTGAAAAACAGTTCGATTTCAACAAAGAAGATAATATCAATACGGATTACGAAAAATTGCCTTTTTCTAAAAACAAAGCTGAATTGAAGGAACGTTGGGAAAAACAACTAAAACTTTCTGTTTTGTCTTCAATTACTGATAAGTTGAAATTAGAGGATGATAAAAAGAAAAAGGATCCGAATTACAAAGCAAAAACATTCGCCGAATTAGAAGAGAATTCACGTGAAACCACAATGAAATCACTGAATGAATATTTTGAATTTGTTGGTGAATTGGATAGAAATGACTGGTTTTCAGTGTATTTAAATGCAATTGTGGAACGCTTCGATCCGCATACGTTCTATTTTGCTCCTGAAGAAAAGGATAAGTTTGATATCAGTATGAGTGGAACCCTTGAAGGTATCGGTGCTCGTTTGGTTAAGAAAAATGATATTACCGAAGTATCCGAATTGATCCCTGGTGGACCGGCATGGAGAGGAAAAGAATTAGAGCAAGGTGATTTGATCCTGAAAGTAGCCCAAGGAAACGGAGAGGCTGTTGATGTTGTGGGAATGCGAATCGATGATGTGGTTAAAAAGATAAAAGGTAAAAAAGGCACCGAGGTACGCTTAACTGTTAAAAAAGTTGATGGTACAATAAAAGTGATCAGCATTGTCCGTGAAGTGGTAGAATTGGAAGAAACCTATGCGAAATCAAGTGTGGTTAAAGACGGTGGTAAAACCTATGGAATTATTTATTTGCCGAAATTCTACATCGATTTTGAAAATAAAGATAAAAGAGATGCCTATAAAGATGTGGCTCAGGAAATTGAAAGACTGAAAGCCCAAGGAGTAGAGGGTATTGTTATGGATTTAAGAGACAACGGTGGAGGTTCGCTTCAGACAGTTGTGGATATGGTTGGATTGTTTATTGAAGACGGACCCGTAGTTCAAGTGAAATCCTCCGGAAAGAAAAAAGATATTTTATACGACAAAGATTCACGTGTGCAGTGGGACGGTCCTTTGGTAGTTATGGTGAATAATTTCTCGGCTTCGGCATCTGAAATTTTTGCGGCTGCTATTCAGGATTACAAACGCGGAATCGTAATCGGAAGCAAGCATACTTACGGAAAAGGTACCGTGCAAAACGTTATTGATTTGAATCAGTTTGTAAGAAGCAGTTCTTTTGGAGACCTTGGAGCATTGAAAACGACGACTCAAAAATTCTATAGAATAAACGGAGGGTCAACGCAAAGAGAAGGGGTGCTAAGTGATATTGTTATGCCGGACAGATATTCGTATATCGAAATGGGAGAACGCGATGTTGACAATGCAATGCCATGGGATAAAATTGACGAAGCGCCTTATAAAGTTAGTAAAACTGCTTCTTTTGATGATGTAATCTCAAAAAGCAAAGCCAGAATGGCAAATAGTTCACAATTCAAATTGATTGATGAGAATGCAAAATGGATTAATGAGCGTAAGGACATCAACACTTACAGTTTGAATTTTAAAAAATTCAAAGCCGAAGAAGATGCTGTAGAGTTGACAGCTAAGAAATTCAAAGCAATTACAGATTACAAAAATACTTTGAAGTTTACATCGTTGCCATACGAACAGGAAATGTTTAAAAAGGATACGGTGCTTGCTCAGAAAAGAGAAAGATGGCATGAGAGTTTAGCCAACGATGTTTATGTTGAAGAAGCAATGCATATTCTTTCGGATATGAAATCAACTTCTGTAGCAAAAGGAACTATCAATTTGAAAGATAAAAAAGTTAAATTGGTAGAGGCAAAATAA
- a CDS encoding rod shape-determining protein encodes MGFFDFMTEDIAIDLGTANTLIIHNDKVVIDSPSIVARDRISGKIIAVGKEANMMQGKTHENIKTIRPLKDGVIADFDASEKMISMFIKSIPALKKRMFTPALRMVVCIPSGITEVEMRAVKESCERVNGKEVYLIHEPMAAAIGIGVDIMQPKGNMIVDIGGGTTEIAVIALGGIVCDKSVKIAGDVFTNDIIYYMRTQHNLFVGETTAEKIKIAIGAATEDLETPPDDMEVQGRDLLTGKPKQVNVSYREIAKALDKSIQRIEDAVMETLSQTPPELAADIYNTGIYLAGGGSMLRGLDKRISQKTDLPVYIAEDPLRAVVRGTGMALKNLQKFRSILIK; translated from the coding sequence ATGGGATTTTTTGATTTCATGACCGAGGACATCGCAATCGACCTTGGAACCGCAAATACCTTAATCATCCATAACGACAAGGTTGTTATCGACAGCCCGTCTATAGTTGCCCGCGACCGTATCTCAGGTAAAATCATTGCCGTTGGTAAGGAAGCAAACATGATGCAAGGTAAGACTCACGAGAATATCAAAACCATCCGTCCGTTAAAAGACGGGGTTATTGCTGACTTCGATGCGTCGGAGAAAATGATCAGCATGTTTATAAAAAGTATTCCGGCCTTAAAGAAAAGAATGTTTACACCGGCACTCCGCATGGTGGTTTGTATCCCTTCTGGGATTACCGAAGTGGAGATGCGTGCGGTAAAAGAATCGTGTGAGCGTGTAAACGGAAAAGAAGTATACTTGATCCACGAACCGATGGCTGCGGCTATCGGTATCGGGGTTGACATCATGCAGCCGAAAGGAAACATGATTGTGGATATAGGTGGAGGAACCACAGAAATTGCGGTTATCGCTTTAGGCGGTATCGTGTGTGACAAATCGGTTAAAATTGCCGGTGACGTTTTCACCAACGATATCATCTACTATATGAGAACCCAGCACAACCTTTTTGTCGGGGAAACCACTGCAGAAAAAATAAAAATTGCCATCGGAGCCGCAACAGAGGATCTGGAGACGCCACCGGACGACATGGAAGTACAGGGACGTGACCTTTTAACAGGGAAGCCAAAACAGGTTAACGTATCCTACCGCGAGATTGCCAAAGCGCTTGACAAATCCATCCAGCGTATTGAAGATGCAGTTATGGAAACCTTGTCCCAGACACCACCTGAATTAGCAGCAGACATCTATAACACAGGTATTTACCTTGCAGGAGGAGGTTCGATGTTACGAGGATTAGATAAGCGAATTTCACAAAAAACAGACCTGCCGGTTTACATTGCTGAAGATCCACTGAGAGCAGTTGTACGAGGAACCGGAATGGCATTGAAAAACCTACAAAAGTTTAGAAGTATTCTTATCAAATAA
- the lpxB gene encoding lipid-A-disaccharide synthase has protein sequence MKYYIIAGEASGDLHGSNLMKNIFREDPQAEIRFWGGDLMQQAGGTLVKHYRDLAFMGFAEVAMNLKTILNNIKICKSDILKFQPDVIIYIDYPGFNMRIAEWSKKLGIKNHYYISPQIWAWKENRIKAIKRDVDKMYVILPFEKDFYEKKHHFPVEFVGHPLIDAIHNRQKTDATQFKKENGLDERPIIALLPGSRKQEISKMLSEMLAVMKDFPDYQFVIAGAPSQEFSFYEQFLTNDQVHFISNKTYDLLSVSHAALVTSGTATLETALFKVPEVVLYKGNWISYQIAKRIITLKYISLVNLIMDKEVVTELIQDECNPKKIKTELEKLLNPEYRTKILSNYDLLEEKLGGEGASEKTAHLIYTAIK, from the coding sequence ATGAAATACTACATCATTGCAGGCGAAGCTTCGGGTGATTTACACGGTTCTAATCTGATGAAAAACATTTTCAGAGAGGATCCACAGGCGGAAATCCGTTTTTGGGGAGGCGATTTAATGCAACAGGCCGGCGGCACTTTGGTAAAACACTATCGGGATTTGGCCTTTATGGGTTTTGCCGAAGTGGCAATGAATTTAAAGACCATCCTGAACAATATTAAAATCTGCAAAAGCGATATTCTCAAATTTCAGCCCGATGTGATTATCTATATTGATTATCCGGGGTTCAATATGCGCATAGCAGAATGGTCTAAAAAACTCGGCATTAAAAATCATTACTATATTTCACCTCAAATTTGGGCCTGGAAAGAAAACCGCATCAAAGCCATCAAGCGCGATGTCGACAAAATGTATGTAATCCTTCCGTTTGAGAAAGATTTTTATGAGAAGAAACACCATTTCCCGGTTGAATTTGTAGGACATCCGCTGATTGATGCGATTCACAACCGCCAAAAAACCGATGCAACCCAATTCAAAAAGGAAAACGGTTTGGACGAAAGGCCTATAATAGCACTTTTGCCCGGCAGCAGAAAACAGGAAATTTCAAAAATGCTTTCTGAAATGCTCGCCGTGATGAAAGACTTCCCAGACTATCAGTTTGTGATTGCGGGAGCGCCAAGTCAGGAGTTTTCTTTTTACGAACAGTTTTTAACCAACGATCAGGTTCATTTTATTTCCAACAAAACCTATGATTTACTAAGTGTCTCTCATGCTGCATTAGTAACTTCAGGGACCGCCACCTTGGAAACCGCCCTTTTTAAAGTTCCGGAAGTTGTTTTATACAAAGGAAATTGGATTTCATACCAGATTGCCAAAAGGATTATCACCCTGAAATACATTTCCCTTGTGAATTTAATCATGGACAAGGAAGTCGTGACCGAATTGATTCAGGATGAATGCAATCCGAAAAAGATCAAAACCGAACTTGAAAAGTTGCTAAACCCAGAATACCGCA
- the mreC gene encoding rod shape-determining protein MreC, whose protein sequence is MQQIINFIFKNSIRLLFLLLLTTSLTLTIQSHSYHRSQFVSSANDVTGGVYQRINNVKEYFHLRTQNNDLAKENAYLKQLLYNKPDTVIASTELIPRGYEDIKVIQSKVINNSFNVPENYLTINSGYKKGIKPDMGVVNSLGIVGIVEKTSENFSTVQSILNLKSQINAKIKKSNHFGSLVWNAKNVGYAQLIDVPRLASVRKGDTIVTGGRSVIFPENIPIGKIDKIFIDKATNYYTINIRLFNDMTNLGHVYVIENVKRKEIIKLEEETKPDE, encoded by the coding sequence ATGCAGCAAATAATTAATTTTATATTTAAAAACAGCATCCGATTGCTGTTTTTGCTGCTTTTGACAACATCGTTAACACTTACAATTCAATCGCATTCTTATCACAGAAGCCAATTTGTAAGTTCCGCTAATGATGTGACCGGAGGGGTTTACCAGCGAATCAACAATGTGAAAGAATATTTTCATTTACGTACGCAAAACAACGACCTTGCCAAGGAAAATGCTTATCTGAAACAATTACTCTACAACAAACCTGATACCGTTATTGCTTCTACCGAACTGATTCCAAGGGGTTATGAAGACATCAAAGTGATCCAGTCGAAGGTGATCAATAACTCATTCAATGTACCGGAGAATTACCTCACCATTAACAGTGGATACAAAAAAGGCATTAAACCCGATATGGGTGTAGTGAACAGTTTGGGTATTGTTGGCATTGTTGAAAAAACAAGTGAGAATTTTTCAACGGTACAAAGTATTCTAAACCTGAAATCACAAATCAATGCCAAGATAAAAAAGTCGAATCACTTCGGCTCTTTAGTGTGGAATGCCAAAAATGTGGGTTATGCCCAGCTGATTGACGTTCCAAGGCTGGCAAGTGTCCGAAAAGGAGACACCATAGTAACCGGAGGTCGTTCGGTAATCTTCCCTGAAAACATTCCAATTGGCAAAATTGACAAAATATTTATCGACAAAGCAACAAACTATTACACGATCAACATCCGTTTGTTCAACGATATGACAAATTTAGGTCACGTTTATGTGATTGAAAATGTAAAACGAAAGGAAATCATTAAATTAGAAGAAGAAACAAAACCTGATGAATAG
- the mrdA gene encoding penicillin-binding protein 2, with amino-acid sequence MRKLFLPSFIIVIAVVLIARLFYLQILDDSYIKKSDNNAIKIVYDYPERGYIYDRNGTLLVANQPSYDIMVIPKEIKNLDTLEFCTILKITKDEFIKKIEKAKVYSPRLPSVFLAQLNKNEYAAFQEKIRKYEGFYIQKRSLRDYQVEVGANVFGYITQVNDAIIEKNPYYKSGDLIGMQGVEQMYEEVLRGIKGVKYRQRDRFNKDIGPYKEGIYDTTAVQGKDITLTLDAELQKYGEALMKNKRGGIVAIEPKTGEILALVTAPSYDPAILIGRERSKNYTALYNDSIAMPLFDRGLLAEYPPGSPFKILTALVALQEGVIDENTQFSCGHGWSYGRGSFMKCHCGGGVRNLNVGIYKSCNAYFGNVYKLTIDKYQKPRFGVNAWSGHLKSFGLGNFMGYDLPPGRKGHIPTSKYYDRWYPNGGWRSSTIISNSIGQGEVLMTPIQLANMMATVANEGYYYTPHIIKKIKGQQIDKKFRTKHITTIDKQYFTPVVNGLFDVFNHGTAAGVRVEGIEICGKTGTAENFTKINGKRVQLQDHSVFVAFAPRHDPKIAIAVLVENGHYGATWAAPISSLMIEKYIKKDTITRVDLERRMLEGSLQAEYDKVINGFYVDPNWEKKTEVEDDKKTEVKEDKKANSKSSAKKEEKKESPQKNNPNVKTTGTDKKTTVTTNKKQKSEKK; translated from the coding sequence ATGAGAAAGCTATTTTTACCCAGTTTTATTATTGTTATAGCAGTAGTGCTGATAGCAAGGCTTTTCTATTTGCAGATATTAGACGATTCTTACATCAAGAAATCAGACAACAATGCTATTAAAATAGTATACGATTATCCGGAGCGCGGTTATATTTATGATCGAAACGGAACTCTTTTGGTAGCAAACCAGCCCTCTTATGACATCATGGTTATCCCTAAAGAGATAAAAAACCTTGACACCTTAGAGTTTTGCACCATACTGAAGATCACCAAAGACGAGTTTATTAAGAAAATCGAAAAAGCTAAGGTATACAGTCCCCGACTTCCCTCTGTTTTTTTAGCTCAGCTTAATAAAAACGAATATGCCGCTTTTCAGGAAAAAATCAGAAAATACGAGGGCTTTTACATTCAAAAACGTTCGCTCCGTGATTATCAGGTCGAAGTGGGCGCCAATGTTTTTGGGTATATCACTCAGGTAAACGATGCTATCATAGAAAAGAATCCGTACTACAAAAGCGGTGACTTGATTGGAATGCAGGGAGTGGAGCAAATGTACGAAGAGGTTTTACGCGGAATCAAAGGTGTAAAATACCGTCAGCGTGATCGTTTCAATAAAGATATCGGCCCTTACAAAGAAGGCATTTACGATACGACTGCTGTTCAGGGAAAAGACATTACATTAACCCTTGATGCCGAACTTCAGAAATACGGTGAAGCCTTAATGAAAAATAAACGAGGCGGAATTGTGGCTATTGAACCGAAAACAGGCGAAATTTTAGCCTTAGTTACAGCACCATCATATGACCCAGCCATTTTAATCGGAAGAGAACGATCTAAAAATTATACAGCTTTGTATAATGATTCAATTGCCATGCCTTTGTTTGACAGAGGGTTATTAGCCGAATACCCGCCCGGATCACCTTTTAAAATATTAACCGCCTTAGTCGCTTTACAGGAAGGTGTTATTGATGAAAATACGCAATTTTCCTGTGGTCACGGGTGGTCTTATGGTCGTGGCTCTTTTATGAAGTGCCACTGCGGAGGCGGCGTGCGCAATCTGAATGTCGGAATTTACAAATCCTGTAATGCCTATTTTGGAAACGTATACAAACTAACAATAGATAAATACCAAAAACCACGATTCGGAGTAAATGCGTGGAGCGGCCACCTGAAAAGTTTTGGTTTAGGTAATTTTATGGGATATGATTTACCGCCCGGAAGAAAGGGACACATCCCTACCTCTAAATACTATGACCGTTGGTATCCTAATGGCGGTTGGAGAAGTTCAACCATTATTTCGAACTCAATCGGGCAGGGAGAGGTTTTGATGACGCCTATCCAATTGGCTAATATGATGGCCACCGTTGCCAACGAAGGTTACTATTACACTCCTCATATCATTAAAAAGATCAAAGGGCAGCAAATCGACAAAAAGTTCCGTACTAAACACATCACTACGATTGACAAGCAATATTTCACACCTGTAGTAAATGGTTTGTTTGACGTATTCAACCACGGTACCGCCGCCGGAGTGCGCGTGGAAGGAATAGAAATATGCGGAAAAACAGGTACCGCGGAAAACTTTACCAAAATTAACGGCAAACGCGTTCAGCTACAAGACCACTCTGTTTTCGTTGCTTTTGCTCCGCGTCACGATCCTAAAATTGCTATCGCAGTATTAGTTGAAAACGGTCACTACGGTGCAACTTGGGCAGCTCCGATATCGAGTTTGATGATTGAGAAATACATCAAGAAAGACACTATCACGCGCGTTGACCTTGAACGCCGCATGCTAGAAGGCAGCCTTCAGGCCGAATATGACAAAGTTATCAATGGTTTTTATGTCGATCCTAATTGGGAGAAAAAAACAGAGGTCGAGGATGACAAAAAAACTGAGGTTAAAGAAGATAAAAAAGCAAATAGTAAATCCAGCGCTAAAAAAGAAGAGAAAAAAGAAAGTCCTCAAAAAAACAATCCAAACGTAAAAACAACGGGTACGGATAAAAAAACAACCGTTACTACCAATAAAAAACAGAAGTCGGAGAAGAAATGA
- the surE gene encoding 5'/3'-nucleotidase SurE, with translation MTQKPLILVTNDDSITAPGIRALIEVMKEIGEVIVVAPDSPQSAMGHAITINNTLHLEKVSIDKELKNEYTCSGTPVDCVKIAVHEILKRKPDLCVSGINHGSNSSINVIYSGTMSAAVEAGIEGIPAIGFSLLDYSWSADFEPVKPYVKKIVLEVLEKGLPEGVVLNVNLPKKPIKGIKVCRQAKAVWEERFDKRTNPQGKEYYWLTGEFVNLDKGEDTDEWALKHDYISVVPVQFDFTAHHAIQQLNSWELE, from the coding sequence ATGACACAAAAACCTTTGATATTAGTCACGAATGACGACAGCATAACTGCACCGGGCATCCGTGCACTGATTGAAGTAATGAAAGAAATTGGCGAAGTCATCGTAGTGGCGCCCGACAGCCCGCAATCAGCCATGGGACATGCCATTACCATCAACAATACCCTTCATCTTGAAAAAGTCTCCATCGATAAAGAACTGAAAAACGAATACACTTGTTCCGGAACACCAGTTGATTGTGTTAAAATAGCGGTACATGAAATTTTGAAGCGCAAACCAGATTTATGCGTATCGGGCATCAACCACGGCTCCAATTCTTCCATCAATGTTATTTATTCCGGAACCATGTCGGCCGCCGTAGAAGCAGGTATCGAAGGAATTCCCGCTATCGGTTTCTCCCTTTTGGATTACAGCTGGAGTGCTGATTTTGAACCAGTTAAACCTTATGTTAAAAAAATAGTTCTGGAAGTCCTGGAAAAAGGATTGCCCGAAGGTGTTGTACTGAATGTTAATCTACCTAAAAAGCCCATAAAAGGAATTAAGGTATGTCGCCAGGCGAAAGCCGTTTGGGAAGAACGATTCGACAAACGAACAAATCCGCAAGGAAAAGAATATTACTGGCTTACCGGTGAATTCGTGAATTTAGACAAAGGAGAAGACACCGATGAATGGGCATTGAAACACGATTATATTTCAGTAGTCCCGGTTCAGTTTGATTTTACGGCGCATCATGCCATTCAGCAGTTAAACAGTTGGGAATTAGAATAA
- a CDS encoding rod shape-determining protein MreD has protein sequence MNSTFLLNIFRFVALLALQIVLFNNINFLGFVNPFPYILFIILYPVNGNRAGLLTASFLLGLAMDMFLNSGGVHATACLVLAFIRPSIFKFSFGVSYEYQTVKIADKFSPERFSFILIAVLLHHMVLYLLEIFRFNFFWEILWRTLLSTTFTLLLCFIIIYLIKPSKR, from the coding sequence ATGAATAGCACTTTTCTCCTAAATATTTTTCGGTTTGTGGCTTTGCTGGCCCTTCAGATTGTGCTGTTTAACAACATTAACTTTCTAGGGTTCGTAAATCCTTTCCCTTACATTTTATTTATAATCCTATATCCTGTAAACGGCAACAGAGCCGGATTGCTTACTGCAAGTTTTTTACTTGGTCTTGCCATGGATATGTTTCTTAATTCGGGAGGCGTGCACGCTACTGCCTGTTTAGTCTTGGCATTCATCAGACCTTCGATTTTTAAATTTTCATTTGGTGTCAGTTATGAATACCAAACCGTTAAAATTGCCGACAAGTTTTCCCCGGAACGCTTTTCTTTTATTCTTATCGCAGTATTATTACACCACATGGTGTTATATCTTCTAGAAATCTTCCGATTTAATTTCTTTTGGGAAATTTTATGGCGAACTTTGTTATCAACAACGTTTACACTGTTACTTTGCTTTATAATTATTTATTTGATTAAGCCAAGCAAGCGATGA
- a CDS encoding DNA/RNA non-specific endonuclease — translation MTKSDPVTGDAIRQERIKTYSTAPSFNFYPTSSTGTIVHRDGYSFSYSEKFEQSEWVAYELSTKDFSNGDFKRPYFVQDPKVKTQSADWRNYKKSGYDKGHLCPAADRKRSYQAYVETFFTSNVTPQQHDFNDGVWNRLEEKTRYWTKKYNGLYVVTGGVLKGNMKTIGKEKVAVPNYFYKILMTKDGKKMIGFLVPHEKSDLPLYEFVVSVDTIEKMTGIDFFPKLSDEKEKQLEKASDYKNWSF, via the coding sequence ATGACCAAATCAGATCCTGTGACAGGAGATGCTATCAGGCAGGAAAGAATTAAAACTTATTCGACAGCTCCTTCATTTAATTTTTATCCAACATCTTCAACGGGAACCATTGTTCATCGTGATGGCTATTCCTTTTCGTATTCGGAAAAATTTGAACAATCTGAATGGGTGGCTTATGAATTGTCGACGAAAGATTTTTCAAATGGAGATTTCAAACGTCCTTATTTTGTTCAGGATCCAAAAGTAAAAACCCAGTCAGCAGACTGGAGAAATTATAAAAAATCGGGATATGATAAAGGGCATCTGTGTCCGGCCGCCGATAGAAAAAGGTCCTATCAGGCTTATGTGGAAACCTTTTTCACATCCAACGTAACTCCACAACAACATGATTTTAATGACGGTGTTTGGAATCGATTGGAGGAAAAGACGCGTTATTGGACAAAAAAATATAACGGACTTTATGTTGTGACCGGAGGCGTGCTCAAGGGCAATATGAAAACAATCGGTAAAGAGAAAGTGGCCGTTCCGAATTATTTTTACAAAATACTAATGACTAAAGACGGCAAGAAAATGATTGGTTTTCTGGTTCCACATGAAAAATCTGATCTTCCTCTGTACGAGTTTGTTGTTTCTGTAGATACTATAGAAAAAATGACCGGAATCGATTTCTTTCCAAAATTATCTGATGAAAAGGAAAAACAGTTGGAAAAGGCTTCCGATTATAAAAACTGGAGTTTTTAA